The sequence below is a genomic window from Lolium perenne isolate Kyuss_39 chromosome 4, Kyuss_2.0, whole genome shotgun sequence.
CATGAATCTAACACTACAGTAGAGCAGATGAGTTTCCCCTTACCTCCGTCATGGCGGACGAAGGACACGGCCGAAAGCCGCCGCAGATGTGCGCAGGCTCCGCCGCGGCTGGAGAAGAGGACCCTGGTCCGGCGCCGGAGATCGAAGGGAGATGCACGCTGCCAGATCTgggtcgccgccgccgctgcgaaaTTTGGGGGAAGAAAAAATTTGGGAGGGGGCTAATGTAGAGGGTAACCGAAGAGGGAGGTTACCCCTACCTTTGCCCCGCAACGCCGCTCGGATTTCGGCTTCTCCCGCCATGCCGAGGCGGAGCTCCCGGGCGAATGGCGTTGTCGATTTTCGTCTCGCCAGGCCTGACTCTGGAGAAACTGTCAAACTAGACGTTCCTACAGGACCTATCTTGGGGTACTTTGAAACCCGTGCTATGCAAGAACGCGACTAAACCAAAAAAAAACAAGCGGTCCAAAAAATACTGGACCGATGTGAGCTAAGGAGACCCAGACTACCAAACTGAACCTGCCGCCTCTGTAAGTGGCCCAGTTATACACGAACGAGGGCGTCTGCTTCAgtacaacccccccccccccccccttcaaaattgGTTTTGGCTCAAAAGCCCACCAAACCCATATCCAAGCCCGTATGTGAACTCGTATATGACCGTCCCTATACCGTATGCGTCTTCCTCCCAGGATCGTGATCTGATCGTTCTCACGAGCCGGCTGCCGCCCCGTCGCACGATCACCGCCGCACTCCTCCGCCGCACTCCTCCGCCACAGGAGCTTGACGCCGCCGTCCCGTCGCACTCCTCCGACGAGAGAGAAGCATCTTCCCGGAGCTCGACGAGCCGCCGTCGGCGCCGCACTCCGTCACCATAGACCTCCTCCGGCATATCTTCCCGACGATCTCGGCACGTTCATCTCCACGATCTTGAGGGCCTGCTCGACAAGACGCCTCTGCTGCACGCCGTCCCGATGATCTCTCCGGCGAGCCGATCTTCCGCTGGACACGACGGGAGGTAAGTTTGAATCTCTGCCCCCGGACATGTCCGGCGGATCATTTTGCGTGTCCGGCGCCCGGAAGACAGGCCGGCACACAAGAACCAGACAATCCGGCCAGCGGCGGACAGGCCGGCGTCTCTCTGCCAGACTGTCCGATGTCCGTGTGGGTTTAATTAAGTGTATTAAATATGAAATAGTGATTTGCATTGCGTTATTGTTTAGTATTTTGCATTAGTTCTTTATTGCGTGCGGGTTTTGTGTAGTTTTTGGAGAAATGGGGGACTATAGCTCAACTTGGAGTGACGGGGATGATGGATATACGGGCGATGATGATTCTACTTCGGAGAATAGTTCGAAATCCAGGATGTATGAAAATGTACCTCCTTTTGGGGAGAACCTTCCATCATCGGCCTCCTCAGAAAACATGAGTGAAGTATGTTGATTATTTTTTAATGGCTACCAATGAATGGAAGCAATGAAGTGACATGTTACATTCTTTGTTTTTGGCTGTGTAGGTGCTATACGGTGGTCACGAGGAGGATGAGTATTCAGACATGGAGGTTGGGTTTGATGAATATAGCGTGGAGGTAGGACTGCATCACGAGGAATCAAGCTCTGAAAATAAGAGCGAAGTAAGTATATAGTTTTAGTATGGCAAACCGTCAATGTTACCGTTGGAACGATAACTTTTATGACTTATTTTCCCCTCATGTGTAGGTGATATCTGGTGCTGACAATGGGCGTGAACATCACAGTCAAGCAGATCCAGATATTGTGAGTAATGAATATAAGATGCACTCTGTGGAAGAGCACTGTAAAATACTGGACATGACATTTTCTTCCAAACCGGCGGCTTTTGTCTGGTACAACAGCTATGCGAGAGAGCATGGCTTCAGCATCCGAAAGGACATTTTGAAGAGGGCAAAGCGAGGGAAACGTGGTAAGGGAGAAATACGGTTAAGGCGGTATGTCTGTTCCAGGGCAGGGAAACGTCAGGAAAAGCTTTTAACGCAGGAAGGCCGCAGTCGTAGGCTAAGACCCGAGACTCGTTGCAACTGCAATGCCAATATCACCGTGAAGCGTGACCTATCGAGAGGAGTATGGGTTGTCAAAAGTTTTTACGGCAATCACAGACATAAACCAGCTAGACCGGACGAAATACCATTTCTTCGATCGCACAGAAAGATTAAGCCGTACCAGAGAGCTGAGATACTATCTTTGGGAGCAAGTGGGATGAGAAAGTACATGATTATGAAACACTTTCTCAGAAGACATGGCTACGAGGGTGTAGGCTTCGTAAGACGAGATCTGTACAACCTATGTTGCAGGGAGAAGAGGAAGCTTATTGCGAAGGGTGATGCTGCCACGGCACTTGGTATTATGGTCGCGAGGAAGAAGAGTGATCCTGAATTTTTTTTTGATTACCAAAAGGATGATGAAGGACGGTTGAAAAGCATGTTTTGGTGTGATTCTCAGTCACGGCAGGACTATCAGGATTTTGGCGATGTGGTGGTGTTTGATAGCACGTACAAGATGAACCGGTATGCTATGCCATTTATTCCTTTTGTAGGCCAGAACAATCATCGTAAGACTACGGTGTTTGCATGCGCTCTCGTGTCAGACGAGACAGAAGATACATATGCTTGGCTGCTTCGGACATTCTTGACTGCAATGTGTCAGAAGAAGCCCAAAGGTCTTATTACTGATGGGGACGCCGCGATGATATTAGCTATTCAGAATGTCCTTCCAGACGTGTGGCACCGTCTATGTACTTGGCACATAGAGAAAAACATGAAGAGACACCTTGGTCATAAGTCGCTAAAGGAATTTCGGCCATTCTTATACAACGCCACTTCAGAAGCCATTTTTGAGGAAAGATGGAGCGCGTTTCGTCGCAAGTGGGAGACAAAAAGTACCCAAGAATGGCTCAAAAGGATGTACAATAAGAAGAGAATTTGGGCTGCCGCGTATCTGACCGGTGGATATTTCCTTGTTATGAAAAGCAATCAGAGAAGTGAGAGTTTGAACTCATGCCTTCACCTTCACCTGGATTATGGTATGACCCTAGTTGACTTGATAATGCATTACGAGAATGCCATTGTTTGCATCCGTGAGAGCGAGGCCGAAGATGACTGCATCTGTTCCCAGAGTTTACCGGTGGCAGTTACTGAATCCAAAGAGATAGAGGTTGCTCTTGCACATGCCTTCAGTCCAGCCAACTTCTACATCTTGCAGTAGGATGTGAAGAAGCTTGGTGACCTCGAGATTTTTGAGGAATATGTGGGAACAGGGGGCTCTAAACAGTTTATGGTCAAATGGAGGAATAGCGGCAGATACTCGTTTATCGTGGAGTATAGTCCTAATCAGCCGAAAGAGTTAATACAGTGCAGCTGCCGAAGAATGAATCGTAAGGGGCTTCCATGCAAGCATATCCTATATGTATTGAAGCACCTGAAATTGTCCGAAATACCGAACTGTTGTGTTCTTCGGTGATTCTCCAAACTGGCAAGAAATGGATTGCCAGCAAGGCGCAGAAGCGATCTTTTCGCGTACGGTTACTCAGGGCCGGGGAAGCGAAAAAGATACAACGACATGGAAACAGTATCGGCGGAAGCTATGGATGCGGTAGTAGATGATCCAGCAATGTATAATGAGTTCATGGCATATATGAAGGGCTTAGTAGCAAGAAAATATGCGAAAAAGAATGGACATGATGGTCACACAGCCTTCGCTGAAGAAGACGCATATGATTTTCAAGGCAATGCAGTTCCGATTGGTGATCCCGATAAGGTTACCACGAGAGGAGCACCTAAGCAAAACACAAAAACTGCACAAGAGGTAAATCACCCCGTGACGAAAAATGGTAGACCACTAGCGTTCGACGAGCGTAAGACCCGGAATCAGGGGTGCACCGCCTGTGGTGTCATCGGTCATAACAAACGGAACAAAAAGTTGTGCAAAAAACATCCAGAGTAAGTGTGCTTACAGATTTTTCTTAGCTAGACCGATTAATTAAATCTATATTAAACGAGTACTAAATAATTTCGTTTTGTAATGCAGGTATATGGAAAAGGAAAACAAGTAGAAGTGCATCTTCACTACCGAAATTACAAAATTATCGCTTTACGTTGAAGATTATGTATTTACTTCGCCTTAATTGTAATTGACCGAAACCATTTGTGATTCTATACCATTTTTAATTTTCATGTACTTCCATTCATTGTGATTTATTATATAAATTTCAGTTTCAATGTGTTTCCACAACTAAGAAACGTCAAACAAAATACCACCACGGACTGTCCAGACATGTCACCGGCCTGGCCGGACTAACATGTTGCACGTTTTCCATTCACCGGACAGACCGGCATGTTCTCCTGCAAGTCCGGCCGAGGATGCGGACATGCTGGTAAAACCGCCGGACAGGCCGGGTAGCGTGGTGTTAAGTTCCAGGGGCTACAGGAACTGCCCGGACAAGTTACCGGCCGGGCCGGCAAAATGTACTGCGTGTCCGTCCAGGGCGCCGGACAGGCCGCGACATTCTACCGGCCAGACCGGCGGAGGTGCTGTTAAGCTACAGGGGCTACAGGAACTGCCCGGACaagtgaccggccaggccggcgtACTGTACTATGTGTCCGTCCagggcgccggacaggccgtgacATTCGGCCGGCCAGACCGGCGGAGATGGTGTTAAGTTCCAGGGGCTACAGGAACTGCCCGGACAAGTCACCGGACAGGCCGTGCAGCGACCTTGTTTGGCCGGCTTGGCCATGCGTTGCTTTGTCGGCCTGTCCGTTCCACGTGTCCGGCCTGTCCGACTTGAGTAAGAACAAGCATATTTCTTTTGCCGGACTGTCCGGCTGTACTTCCCGGCCTGTCCGGCTGAAGGTTTACACATGACAGAGTCTGTGTAAACAAGCAAACTTATTGTCAACGAAATTCACATATGAAAATACAGGAagtatcacaagcattccatTACAAAACAATAGCTAACGGAATACAACATATAAAATCATACACATGGAATCCAACACACATAGTCTTACACATGAAATCGATGAAACATAGTCTTACACATGAAATCGATGAAACATAGTCTTACACATAGGTAATGGATAAACAAGTTTCACATGCCAATAATAATCAAAGATTGAGCGAGACATGCAACTTTGTCATTACATACGGAAACTATCATTCTACTTGCTTCAACTATGACGGGCCTCGCCTTCATTTCCCTCGGGCtcatctccatctccatcgcTTGAATCGTTGTCAAAGTACTCCGCATAGCGTTTGGTGGGAAATGTATACCTCGGAGAAGCGGTGCTTGATGATGCAaccacttcatcatcactagcctGTCCACCAAGTTCACGCACTTGAGCTTTGTACTTGTTGATTTTCACACGATCAACTGATTTGAGTTTGGCTATCTCTTCGGCATTGGATTTGCAAATCCCAAAGAGCAATTTTTGAGTCTTTGCCATGAATTTCTCAAACTTGGAAGGCATGGTACAACGATCACGAGAAGGACCAGCTTGCTTTTTCTTGGAGggtcgagcggcggcggcggtctcaCCAGTGCCATCTGTTTGAGGAGTCCACATTTTATGCTTGCAATCCTTGAAGATCTTCTGCTGAAACTTCCCATCAATGAGCACTTGGATGTATGGTGCATATGGGAAGGTCCTATCTTGCAAATAAGAGGCAAGGCGGATTTGTTCGTAAAGAAAATCTGCCAAATCAAACCATTCACAAGTGAGCCAAATATTttccacatccgaggtggttacatcgacttcaggccatgttagatccatgttgaccctaaaacccttgtttcggcgtctccccgccatgggatcaccatgaaacagaaaaccaacctagaaaaccatggttaggaagggtgggccatcccaccattcacaagtgtgccaaatatttgccacatccgaggtggttacatcgacttcaggccatgttagatccatgttgaccctaaaacccttgtttcggcgtctccccgccatgggatcaccatgaaacagaaaaccaacctagaaaaccatggttaggaagggtgggccatcccaccattcacaagtgtgccaaatatttgccacatccgaggtggttacatcgacttcaggccatgttagatccatgttgaccctaaaacccttgtttcggcgtctccccgccatgggatcaccatgaaacagaaaaccaacctagaaaaccatggttaggaagggtgggccatcccaccatcacaagtgtgccaaatatttgccacatccgaggtggttacatctacttcaggccatgttagatccatgttgaccctaaaacccttgtttcggcgtctccccgccatgggatcaccatgaaacagacaaccaacctagaaaaccatggttaggaagggtgggccatcccaccattcacaagtgtgccaaatatttgccacatccgaggtggttacatctacttcaggccatgttagatccatgttgaccctaaaacccttgtttcggcgtctccccgccatgggatcaccatgaaacagacaaccaacctagaaaaccatggttaggaagggtgggccatcccaccattcacaagtgtgccaaatatttgccacatccgaggtggttacatcgacttcaggccatgttagatccatgttgaccctaaaacccttgtttcggcgtatccccgccatgggatcaccatgaaacagacaaccaacctagaaaaccatggttaggaagggtgggccatcccaccattcacaagtgtgccaaatatttgccacatccgaggtggttacatcgacttcaggccatgttagatccatgttgaccctaaaacccttgtttcggcgtctccccgccatgggatcaccatgaaacagacaaccaacctagaaaaccatggttaggaagggtgggccatcccaccattcacaagtgtgccaaatatttgccacatccgaggtggttacatcgacttcaggccatgttagatccatgttgaccctaaaacccttgtttcggcgtctccccgccatgggatcaccatgaaacagacaaccaacctagaataccatggttaggaagggtgggccatcccaccattcacaagtgtgccaaatatttgccacatccgaggtggttacatcgacttcaggccatgttagatccatgttgaccctaaaacccttgtttcggcgtctccccgccatgggatcaccatgaaacagaaaaccaacctagaaaaccatggttaggaagggtgggccatcccaccattcacaagtgtgccaaatatttgccacatccgaggtggttacatcgacttcaggccatgttagatccatgttgaccctaaaacccttgtttcggcgtctccccgccatgggatcaccatgaaatagaaaaccaacctagaaaaccatggttaggaagggtgggccatcccaccattcacaagtgtgccaaatatttgccacatccgaggtggttacatcgacttcatgccatgttagatccatgttgaccctaaaacccttgtttcctcgtctccccgccatgggatcaccatgaaacagaaaaccaacctagaaaaccttgGTTAGGAAGgttgggccatcccaccattcacaagtgtgccaaatatttgccacatccgaggtggttacatcgacttcaggccatgttagatccatgttgaccctaaaacccttgtttcggcgtctccccgccatgggatcaccatgaaacagaaaaccaacctagaaaaccatggttaggaagggtgggccatcccaccattcacaagtgtgccaaatatttgccacatccgaggtggttacatcgacttcaggccatgttagatccatgttgaccctaaaacccttgttttggcgtctccccgccatgggatcaccatgaaacagaaaaccaacctagaaaaccatggttaggaagggtgggccatcccaccattcacaagtgtgccaaatatttgccacatccgaggtggttacatctacttcaggccatgttagatccatgttgaccctaaaacccttgtttcggcgtctccccgccatgggatcaccatgaaacagaaaaccaacctagaaaaccatggttaggaagggtgggccatcccaccattcacaagtgtgccaaatatttgccacatccgaggtggttacatctacttcaggccatgttagatccatgttgaccctaaaaccctttttt
It includes:
- the LOC139830285 gene encoding protein FAR1-RELATED SEQUENCE 5-like, whose protein sequence is MGDYSSTWSDGDDGYTGDDDSTSENSSKSRMYENVPPFGENLPSSASSENMSEVLYGGHEEDEYSDMEVGFDEYSVEVGLHHEESSSENKSEVISGADNGREHHSQADPDIVSNEYKMHSVEEHCKILDMTFSSKPAAFVWYNSYAREHGFSIRKDILKRAKRGKRGKGEIRLRRYVCSRAGKRQEKLLTQEGRSRRLRPETRCNCNANITVKRDLSRGVWVVKSFYGNHRHKPARPDEIPFLRSHRKIKPYQRAEILSLGASGMRKYMIMKHFLRRHGYEGVGFVRRDLYNLCCREKRKLIAKGDAATALGIMVARKKSDPEFFFDYQKDDEGRLKSMFWCDSQSRQDYQDFGDVVVFDSTYKMNRYAMPFIPFVGQNNHRKTTVFACALVSDETEDTYAWLLRTFLTAMCQKKPKGLITDGDAAMILAIQNVLPDVWHRLCTWHIEKNMKRHLGHKSLKEFRPFLYNATSEAIFEERWSAFRRKWETKSTQEWLKRMYNKKRIWAAAYLTGGYFLVMKSNQRSESLNSCLHLHLDYGMTLVDLIMHYENAIVCIRESEAEDDCICSQSLPVAVTESKEIEVALAHAFSPANFYILQ